The following DNA comes from Synergistaceae bacterium.
ATGCCTCGTCAATAATTTCACTTGAGACTCCACGCGATTCAAGCTCGTAAAAAATTTTTGCGTTGCCCCATGATAAATGGCCGTCGATAAATAATTGCGAATATGCTAGATCATCAATTAAGCCCGACTCTTTTGCTTCACGAATTAAAAAATTTATTTGTGAGTCTGAAAGTTTTTCACGCTTTAAGAATTCATAAGCCTGTGATTTAGTGCTTGGCCTTCTCAATAAATAATTAAATAATTTCTCGCGCTGTTCAGTTAATAAATCATTCATGATGTAATAGCAAGTTCTAAGACTTTGCCTAACCTCCTAAAAATTTCGTGCTTTAATGACGGCTCAGAGTCCAAATTTATATCTT
Coding sequences within:
- a CDS encoding RecX family transcriptional regulator, yielding MNDLLTEQREKLFNYLLRRPSTKSQAYEFLKREKLSDSQINFLIREAKESGLIDDLAYSQLFIDGHLSWGNAKIFYELESRGVSSEIIDEALNYSQDEISRARDLAETWRISGLDDRKILTRLRSRGFSSRAVSAALD